The following are encoded in a window of Corythoichthys intestinalis isolate RoL2023-P3 chromosome 8, ASM3026506v1, whole genome shotgun sequence genomic DNA:
- the si:ch73-109d9.3 gene encoding gastrula zinc finger protein XlCGF53.1, producing MSELDPLIVTFQAQLLDVMESVLKTAMYKVTQLVEHGFLEEVKRRNQELETLRMKLEYAEIRLKDHGEIERKADGAFVDIESDDDGNTSEERLVELHSDVFMSCGGKMKSDSTERLIGSQLCESESEAEEPPAILTSEKEETHTEEHVDVMLTVDVKEEVHEESDSRSENMRLEAYAGDDQETTKNEVLSKNGIQTDLQISNVCNIPERLDTTDTTIDLLVKPHTGRTAITSPHHRVGSDRECDRAKPNCPNQLVDSIIEDGRSRDQICPSKSSAIQRLQNPDSLSVPIKQEVFMTSDDCVENQQVNKKPSTKSVFPCAEKQISKSHETLMPEELMLHSKDTTSDRLVTPIKHLSSTLKKPPYTLSNSTSSLPKTQSQASNLDPINRNPSTSKATPHTARSVQRDHIANKLNATLWPNNKSQSTSANSHHSYLLSNPNWQPVFRHSLRCGQCGKCFPHPSNLKAHLQTHTGERPFCCSLCGRSFTKLSNLKAHCRVHTGERPYCCLACGKRFTQKCNLKRHQRIHVD from the exons ATGTCAGAATTGGATCCCCTCATTGTTACCTTCCAGGCTCAGCTCTTAGACGTGATGGAGAGTGTATTGAAGACCGCTATGTATAAGGTCACACAACTGgtagaacacggctttttagaagAAGTGAAACGCAGGAACCAGGAGTTGGAGACCCTGAGAATGAAGTTGGAATACGCTGAGATCAGATTAAAGGATCATGGTGAGATTGAAAGAAAAGCAGATGGCGCGTTTGTTGATATTGAAAGTGATGACGATGGCAACACTTCAGAAGAAAGGCTTGTGGAACTGCACAGTG ATGTTTTCATGTCCTGTGGTGGAAAAATGAAAAGCGACTCTACTGAAAGATTGATCGGCAGCCAACTATGTGAAAGTGAATCAGAAGCAGAGGAACCCCCAGCCATTCTCACCTCAGAAAAGGAGGAAACACAT ACAGAAGAACATGTTGACGTGATGCTGACTGTCGATGTGAAGGAAGAAGTCC ATGAAGAATCTGATTCACGCAGTGAAAATATGAGGCTGGAGGCATATGCAGGTGATGACCAGGAAACCACCAAAAACGAAGTGCTATCTAAGAATGGCATACAGACGGACCTGCAGATATCAAATGTTTGCAACATTCCTGAACGGCTGGACACCACAGACACAACTATAGATCTGCTGGTGAAACCACACACTGGCCGGACAGCCATCACATCTCCTCATCACAGAGTTGGATCTGACAGGGAGTGTGATAGAGCCAAACCCAATTGTCCAAATCAGCTGGTAGACTCTATtatagaagatggaaggagcagAGATCAGATTTGTCCCTCGAAATCCTCCGCTATACAAAGGCTCCAAAATCCCGACTCACTTAGTGTTCCAATTAAGCAGGAAGTTTTCATGACCTCAGATGATTGTGTTGAGAACCAGCAAGTGAACAAGAAGCCTTCAACAAAGTCAGTtttcccatgtgcagaaaagcAAATTTCAAAATCTCATGAAACTCTAATGCCAGAAGAACTGATGCTACATTCTAAAGATACCACGTCTGATCGACTGGTGACTCCTATTAAACACCTCAGCAGCACCTTGAAAAAGCCACCTTACACACTGTCAAACAGCACTTCAAGTTTGCCTAAAACACAATCGCAGGCTTCAAACTTGGATCCCATAAACAGAAATCCCTCCACATCAAAGGCTACGCCCCATACTGCACGTTCAGTCCAGCGAGATCACATAGCAAACAAATTAAATGCCACTCTGTGGCCTAACAACAAATCACAATCAACGTCTGCAAACTCTCATCATTCTTATCTTTTATCCAATCCGAATTGGCAACCTGTTTTCAGGCATTCCCTGCGCTGTGGCCAGTGTGGGAAATGTTTCCCTCACCCTAGCAACCTTAAGGCGCACCTGCAAACTCATACAGGTGAGAGACCTTTCTGCTGCTCTTTGTGTGGTCGCAGCTTCACCAAACTGAGCAACCTCAAAGCCCACTGTAGAGTCCATACTGGAGAACGACCGTACTGCTGCTTGGCTTGCGGTAAAAGGTTCACGCAGAAATGTAACCTGAAACGGCATCAGAGGATACATGTTGACTAA